A window of Microbispora hainanensis genomic DNA:
TCTGCAAGCACGCGGACTCGTCGTGAAAGTCAGCAGCACCGACCAGGCGTCAGGGCGTGCAGGCGTGGTCTACCAGCTCTCCATGCTGGGCGAATCGTTCGCGAACGGACCCTTGGCGCAACTCGCGCAGTGGGCCGCCGACAACCAAGACGAGCTCGTCGGCCCGTCGGCAACGTCATGACCGACAACGCAGGTCATCGGCTGCGGGTCCTGGGATGCGGACGAGGGGCTGTGCGACCCTGAGAGCAATTGCCGGCCGAAACCCACCTCGTCGGAGGTCACACCCGTCATGACCAGCCCCGGGCAGCGCTCGCCCATGCTCGTGGCGCGGGCCTCGCGGAGCTGACCGCGTGCTGATCACCCGTCTGACCGTGCCGCCGCCTCATCCGCAGGGGTGGCCGTTCATCATTCCCGCCGTACGGCACCTCGCCGCGGGGCTCGACATCACCGCCCCCGTGACGTTCCTCGTCGGGGAGAACGGCTCGGGGAAGTCCACGCTTGTCGAGGCCGTCGCCGACGTGTGCGGCATCAACGCCGAAGGAGGCAAGGCCGGCACCCGGTATGCCTCCACCGGGGAGGCGACGCCGCTCGGCCGGGTGCTGCACGCCGAGTTCACCACCTCGGGGCTGCGCCTGGTCCGTGGCCCCCGTACGAAGCGGCGGGCGTTCTTCTTCCGCGCCGAGACGTTGTTCAACCTCGGGCAGAACGTGTCGGGCCTGCACGGCTTCTGGGAGGAGGACCTGACCGAGCAGTCGCACGGCGAGGGGTTCTTCACCGTGCTCGACCGCATGGTCGCCGGGCCGGGCCTCTACCTGATGGACGAGCCGGAGGCGGCGCTGTCGTTCACCTCCTGCCTGCGTCTGGTCGCGTTGATGGACCGCGTCGCCCGTGAGGGCGGGCAGATCATCTGTGCCACGCATTCGCCGGTCCTGGCGAGTCTCCCGGGCGCGCAGATCCTTGAGTTGGACGACGAGGGGATCCACCGTGTCACTTGGAAGGAACTCCAGCTCGTGGACCATTGGCGGCGCTTCTTGGAGTCGCCCGAGGCTTACCTGCGGCATGTGCTCGGCCGCCGTACGGCACCGCCGTAGCGGGGACGAACCGCATATTGCCCCACTTCATGGCGGTTTGGTCGAGGTACATGGCTGGTAGGGGGTATGAAGCATAGGGATGCTTCCGGGGGAGCAAGCGATGGGCAGGTCGACCCTGCACGTACGGCTGGAGCGGGCAGGCCCGCGGAGAGAGGCCAGTCGCTGGTGGGACCTCACCGCGATGCTGACCGCCGTGGTGGTGGGCCGGATGCTCGCCCGGCGACTGCTCGTCCGCCGGCTGCTGCGGCGTCTCTATGCCATCTCCGGCAACCTCGCCGAGATCAACATCAGCGACGAACACGCCCAGATCGCCCAGCGACGTGACCCGCGGGAGCTGAAGCAGCTCATCGACAACATCAACGTGAGCCTGGACATGCTCGACCATGAGCGGCAGTTCGCCTCCAACATCGCCCACGAGATCCGGTCCCCGCTGGCCGGGATACGCGTCACGGTGGAGGAGGCGACCGCCCATCCCGGCGAAGCCGACTACCCACAGGTGCTTGAGGCCGTGCTCCGCGGAGTGGATCGGCTGGAGGCGCTGGCCACCGCGCTTCTCCTGGTCGCCCGTTCCCGCGCCGCCCAGGCCGACTGGGAACGTATCGACCTGTGCGAGCTGGTCAGGCAGGAGGTCGCGGACCGGAACGACCCCATCACGATCGAGATCATCTGCGCTCCCCATGTCGTGATCACGGCCATGCGTACGCGGATCTGCCAGATCATCACCAATCTGCTGGACAACGCTCAGCACCACGCGGTCAACCAGGTGCAGGTGCACGTCGGCCGCAGCGACGGCAACGCGCGCCTGGCGGTGTCGGACGACGGCCCCGGCGTGCCGGAGCAGGACAGGGAACGCATCTTCGACCGGATGTACCAGCTCAGGACCACCTGCCAGCGGGGCGGTCCCGGCATCGGCCTCGGCCTGTCCATCACCCGGGACATCGCGAAGGCCCACCACGGAGCCGTCTGGGTCGAATCCTCCCCGCTCGGCGGCGCCTGCTTCGTGCTTCAGATGCCCATCGCCGTTCCCTGAGCATGCTGCCAGGGATCTCCGGCGCCGTTGGCGGCGAGGTGCCGTTCGTAGGCGTCCACCTTGCCGTCGATGAGGTCGAGACAGTCCCGCAGCCGGGCGAGTTGCGCGATGACGTGGCGCCGGTGCTCGCGCAGCACCTCGAGCCGCTCCGCTTCGTTGCCGCTGCCCTCGCGGACGAGCCGGGCCAGCCGGCTGATCGTGGCCAGCGGCATGCCGGAGGCCCGGAACTTCACGCAGTTGCCCAGCCATTCGACGTCCCAGGCGCTGTACACCCGCCGGCCTGCCTCGTCGCGCCGTACCTCGCTCGCGAGCAGCCCCGCACGCTCGTACAGCCGCAGCGTGTGCACGCTCAACCCGGTGCGCCTGGCCACCTCGCCGATATGCAGAACTTCAGCCTTCATCGGCTCAAGGTAACCCGTTGACCTAGACCTCGGTCTAGCACCTAGCGTCTGCGGCATGAGCAGCGAAACGACCAGTGGCACAACGTCACGCGCGTACGGCACGGGCATCACCGCCGGTGAGGTCCTCGACAGGGGCGATCTCACCGGCAGGACGGCCGTTGTCACCGGCGGCTATTCCGGCCTGGGTCTCGCGGCCACCCGTGCGCTCGCCGACGCGGGCGCGCGAGTCGTCGTCCCGGCGCGCCGGCCCGAGACGGCGCGGCAGTCGCTCGCCGGTGTCCGAGGGGTCGAGATCGACCGGCTCGACCTCGCCGATCTGGATTCCGTACGAGCGTTCGCCGAGCGGTTCCTGCGCCGGGAGACCGGCCTCGACATCCTGATCGCCAACGCCGGGATCATGGCCTGCCCCGAGACCCGGGTGGGGCCCGGCTGGGAGGCGCAGTTCGCGACCAACCATCTCGGCCACTACGCGCTCACGCAGTTGCTGTGGCCCGCCCTCACCGCCGCCGGCGCGGCCCGCGTCGTCTCGGTCTCCTCCGGGTACGGCACGGACTGGCGCATCCGGTGGGACGACATTCACTTCACCCGCGGCTACGACAAGTGGGCCGCGTACGCGCAGTCCAAGCTCGCGAACATCCTGTTCGCCCGCCACCTCGATCGGCTGGGGGCGCCGTACGGGGTGCGTGCCTTCTCGGTCAACCCCGGCTGGATCCTCACTCCGCTGCAGCGGCATCTCACGACCGACGAGATGGTCTCCGCCGGATGGATCGACGCCGACGGCCATCCGGTGCCCGGCCTGTTCCGGACACCCGAACAGGGCGCGGCGACCCTGGTGTGGGCCGCGACGTCGCGCGAGCTCGACGGGCGCGGCGGCGACTACTGCGCGGACTGCCGCGTCACCGACGGCGGCCCGAAAGACGACGGCGAGGCGGCCCGTCTCTGGGCGCTCTCGGCCGACCTGACGGGCCTCGACATCATCCCCGTCATCCCCTGAGCCCGCGGCAGCCCCGAGCAGCGAGGCCACCGTCATACCCGAGCGTCTGCCAGGTCGGCGACGACTACTTCCTGGCCTGCTCCAGCTTCGAGTAGTACCCGGGCGTGCCGATCTTCCACAGCCGCGACCTGACCACGTGGAACCAGATCGGCAACGTGCTCGACCGGCCGTCCCAGCTGCGTCTGCGCACCGCGCCGTCATCCGGCGGGATCTACGCGCCCACCCTGCGCCACCACGACGGCCTGTACATGCTGATCACGACCAACGTCTCCGACCGGGGCCACTTCATCGTGTCGGCCGAGGATCCGGCCGGGCCCTGGTCGGATCCGATCGTGGTCGACGGCCTGCCCAGCGTCGATCCGGACCTCGCCTGGGATGAAGACGGCACCTGCTGGTGCACGTACGCCACCTTCGGCGCCGAGGCCGGCACCATCATGCAGGTGCCCATCGACCCGCTGCGGGGCGAGATCCTCGACGCGCCCCGTCCGTTGTGGTCCGGCACCGGCCTCGCCGCGCCGGAAGCGCCGCACCTCTACCGGATCGACGGGACCTGGTATCTGCTGATCGCCGAGGGCGGCACCGCGCGTGGTCACGCGGTCTCGGTGGCCCGGGCGCCGAAGGCGACCGGGCCGTTCGAGGGCTGCCCGGCCAACCCGGTGCTCAGCCACCGCAGCACCGGCTCGACGATCCAGAACACCGGCCATGGTGATCTCGTGCAGGCGCCTGACGGGTCATGGCACATGCTGCTGCTCGGCGTCCGTCCGCGCGGGGTCACGCCGGGCTTCCACGTCCTGGGCCGCGAGACCTTCCTCCGGGCCGCAATGGCTCTCGGTCCGGCACCGGCCCCCGCACGACTACTCCCTGGACGCCCGGCCGAGCTGGCTGCCCCTGCGCGCCGGCGCCGGGTCGCTCGACGACCCGTCGCCTTCGACTGGTACGAGTGCACGGGAACGGCAGGCTAACGGGCCACCCCGCGTGGGCCGATCTTTTGGACCCCCGATTCCCGATACGTAAGGTAACTACCCTGTTCCGGTTTGGGGGTTTTCGCGAAGCTACAATGCCCAGTTTTACGGGATTCTCCAGATAAATACCGCCTATTGTGCCAGTCCTCCGGTTTTCCGGCACTTGTCTTCACGCGTTCGGCGGGTGATTCTCGTTCCAGCCGCCGAACGGCGGGAATTCCTGGAGAAGGGATCGCAAGCGTGACCACTCCGACCACGGGCCGGAAGATTCTCACCGCGGACGAATTCATCGAACTTGTCGTCGAATGGACCGAGGCCAACCAGGCCGCGATCGCCGCCGCGTGGGCCAATCCCGGCGAGGGCTGGGAGGACTGGATCAGAATCGAGATCACTCGATTCATCCAGGGCCGGTTCCTCGCCGCGGATCTGGGCCGGGAGCGCCACGTCTATACCGACACAAGCAAACAGTGCGACTTCGTCCTCAACGGCCAGGTGGCCCCCGACCCGGCAAGGCGGGTCGTCGTCGAGATCAAAACGCAGTCGCAAGGACGGCTGGCGCACTTCCGCGGAGATTTCAAGCAGGACCTCGAAAAGCTGGACGAATTGGCCGGCGAATATCGTTACGCGCAACGGCTGGCGATCGGGTTCTTCTTCACGAAGGACGCGGGAGCAGCCACGGGGAAGCTCTTCAGCCCAGTCGGCGCGCGCAATCTCGCGGAGTTCCTGAACGACTACCACCGCGTCTATTTCTCCAGCAAGTACAAGCCCTGGCGGATCGAGCCCGATGAGATGGCCGACGACCTGGTGAGCAGGGCGGGGAGCCCGAAGCTCGCCCAGGAGCGCGACGACGTGTTCGAGCTCGGCATGGTGTGGTGGCGCCTCGATCCGCTGGCCACGGCCGAGGAAGAGGAAGAGGAGGAGGACGACACGAACTCCAGCGTCGAGAGCTCGGACGAGAGCGACGCGGAGCAGAGCGACTCCACGAGCACCAGGACGAAACGGGGCGTCAAACGCAAGCGGGCGGACGACGACTCGGACGACCCGGATGACTCCGACGGCTCCGGCGGCTCGGACAGTCCGGACAGTTCGGACGACGAGAGCGACGCCATGAGCGACGACGAGAGCGACGACGGGGAAACCGCCTCTCCTCCACCCACGAAGAAGCCGAAAACCGGCAACACACGGCAGGGCTAGGGCGTCACCGACCTTCGGCCGGGTGGTTGATCTCCCTGGGACGAACCCCGTCAGACGGGCTGCCTCGTCGCAAGCGGGGGCCGTCCACCGGCGATCAGTCCTGATGTGTCTGCCTGATCGCCACCGACGGTCCCCGCCGAAAGGGGTGTCGGGGCAGTCCACCTGGAGCCATGATCCGCTCGCCCTTGGCCGGGTGATCGATCTACTCTGGCCGTCATGGCCCATGGGAAGACCTCCTTCGTCTGCTTGCCGTGCCGCGCCTCGTACAAGCAGCCGTTTCCGGGCGTGGGCCTTGACGAGCGGCTCTGCCCGCGATGCGCTCAGCCGCTCGTCCATGTCGGCTCCGCCTTCGCGGCGCCGCGCCGCAGGGACACGGCGGCCTGGCGGACGCTCTCGGTGCTGCTGCACGCAGGTGTCCGCTTCCACAAGAGCTGCTGCGGAGGCCCCGGTTATCGGCCGCGCTCGCTCAGCGAGGTGCGCGCACGGATGACGTACGCCCGGAGGACCGGAGAGCCCTTCTCCAAGGCTCTGGTGCTTCGCGAACTGCCGTAGATTCGCCTGCCATGTCACACTTCGCTCCCCGCCGATCCTCCTAGGAGGCGTGGCCGTTCCCGCACGCGTGCAGCGGGGTGGAAACGGCGTCACCCACGTCGACAAGGAGCACTCGGCATGACCGTTCTCGTCACCGGAGCCACGGGCACCGTCGGCCGGCAGGTCGTCCACCATCTGTTGGAGCGCGGCGGCAAGGTGCGGGCGCTGACCCGGGACCCCGCCCGCGCCGCCCTGCCGTACGGCGTGGAGGTCGTGGCGGGTGATCTCACCGACGTCGCCGGCCTGGAGGCGGCCTTCGACGGCGTCACGGCCGTCCACCTGATCAACTTCGGCGTCGGCTGTCGGCCTCTCGCGAACGGACGCGACATCGTCGCGCTCGCCGAACGGGCCGGGGTCGGCAGGGCCACCGTCCTGGGCGGCTGGCAGGAGGGCACGCTGGAGCCTGCCGTGAGGGCGAGCGGCCTGGAGTGGACGTTCTTGCAGCCGACGCAGTTCATGGCCAACTTCGTCAATGACTGGGGCGAGTCACTGCGGACCACCGGCCGGGTGCGTGAGCCGTACGGCGATCGGCAGAGCCCGCCGGTCGACGAACACGACATCGGCGCCATCGCGGCGGCCGTGCTGACGCAGGGCGGTCACGGCGGCAGGTCCTATCACCTCACCGGCCCCGAGGTGCTGACCGCGCGGCGGATGGTCGCGATCCTCGCCGAGGCGACCGGCCGCGACCTGCGGTTCGAGGAGCTCACTCCCGACGAGGTGCGCCGCGAGTGGAGCACGCCCGACCGGCGTCCGCCGCTGGCGCTCTTCCGCGCGTTCGCGGAGATCGAGGGAGCCGACGAGGTGGACATGGTGGAAAGCCTGCTGCGGATCTACGGCACGCCGAACCCGTTCGCCACCAGACTCACCGGTGACGTGGAGCAGGTCGTCGGCCGGCCACCGCGTACGTTCGCCCAATGGGCCGCCGAGCACGCCCCTCACTTCGTGCCCGCCGACGCGCGCTGAGGCGGCGACCATGATCCTCATCACCGGAGCGACCGGCGCCGTCGGACGTCTCGTCATTCAGCAGCTCGTCGCACAAGGCGCCCGCGTGCGCACCGTGAGCCGCTCCCCGCGCGACGCGGCCCTGCCGTACGGCGTGGAGGTCGTCCAGGGCGATCCGGCCCGGCCCGGCACGATGGCCGGCCACTTCGCCGGCGTCGAGGCGGTCTTCCTGCACCCGCGCACCTTCGGCGACTCCGCCGAGCGGCTCCTCGCCCTGGCTGCCGAACGGGGCGTACGCAGGGTGGTGGCCCTGTCGGCGATGAACATCGACGACCCGTTCGACCTGCAGCCGTCGCGATGGCGGGGCGACCGCAACAAGGAGGCCGAGGAGGCGGCCGTCGCCAGCGGCCTGGCCTGGACCAGCCTGCGCGCGAGCAGCTTCGCCGGCAACACCCTGCAGGCGTGGGGCGCGCAGATCCGCGCCGGAGACGTCGTGCGCTACGTGCACGCGGGGTTCCGGGAGTCCCTGCTCGACGAGCGCGATCTGGCCGAGGTCGCGGCCCGCGCGCTGCTCACCGACGAACTGCTCTCCGACGAACTGGCGGGCCGCCGGCTGGAGCTCACCGGGCCCGAGTCACTGTCGCACGAGGAGACGGTGGCCGCCATCGCCGCCGCGCTCGGCAGGCCGCTGCGCTTCGAGGAGGTCCCGTCGCGGGCCGTCGCGGCGCACCTGATCGCCAACGGGCTGCCCGAGCCGTTCGTACGCACCCTGATGGCCCGGTATGACCACTACGCCGGCCACGAGCAGCATCCCGCGACGGCCGATGTCGAGAAGGTCCTCGGCCGTCCCGCACGGACGTACGCCGAGTGGGTGACCGACCACGTCGCCGCCTTCCGCAACGGCTGAGCCCGCGACGCCAAGGAGCCCATGATGCGTGAAAGTCCCCCGGCCGACGCGGCCGAGGTGTTCGCCGACCACCGCGAGCTGCTGTTCTCCATCGTCTACAACATGCTCGGCACGGTCGGCGACACCGACGACGTGCTCCAGGAGACGTGGCTCGCGTGGGCGGCGTGCGACGTGGCCGCCATCGGCAACCCCCGCGCCTACCTGGTGCGGGTCGCGGTCAACCAGGCCCTCGCCCATCAGAGCGCGTTGCGCAGGCGCAGGGAGACCTACCTGGGCCCGTGGCTGCCGGAACCGCTGGTCACGGGTCCCGACGCCGCCGAGCCCGCCGTACGCGCCGAGTCGGTGTCGATCGCGCTGCTGGTGATCCTGGAGACGCTCACGCCGCTGGAGCGCGCCGTGTTCGTCCTGCACGAGGTGTTCGCCTACCAGCACACCGAGATCGCCGACATGCTCGACCGCAGCCCGGCCGCGATCCGGCAGCTCGCCCATCGGGCCCGCGAACACGTGCAGGCGCGGCGTCCCCGCGCCCGGGTCGACCGGCGTACGCACCGGGAGGTGACCGAGCGCTTCATCGAGGCGGCGTTCGGCGGCGACCTGGCCGCGCTGATGGAGATGCTCGCGCCCGACGTCGTCCTGTGGCCCGACGGCGGGGGCAAGTCGACGGCGGGCGGGCCGCGTCCGATCCGCGGCCGCGACAAGGTCGCCCGCGTGGTCGTGGCCAACGCGCGCGGCGGCGTGGACGTCCGCTATCGCCAGGTCAACGGCGACCCCTCCGTGGTCATCTTCGAGGAGGACGCGCCCCTCGCGGTGATGGTGCTCGACCTCGACGCGGACGGGGAGCAGGTGCGCGCCATCTACGTGGTCAGCAACCCCGACAAGCTCGGCACCGCCTCCGGCGACACCCCGTGACACGGCAGACTGACACGGCAGACTGACACGGCAGAACGGGCCGGGCGCCCGGAGGACGCCCGGCCCGTCACCGGTTTATCCGATGCTCGACCAGGGACCGTTCGGGTCGCCCGGCTTCTGGTTGCGGGTCCACCACTTCGCCTGATAGACGACGCCCTGGTATTCCGCCCGGTCACCGGCGACGAAGATCCGCGACGGGGTCCAGACGGCGGTGCCGTCCGACGTGGACACGATCTCCTGCCACGGGCCGTACGGGTCGCCGGGGGCCTGGTTCTTCGTCCACCACGAGGCGCGCCAGACCGAGCCCTTGTACGACACCTGGTCACCGGTGTCGTACGTCGTGGTGGCGGCCCAGGCCGGCGGGTTGCCGATGACGAGGGAGACGGTCTGCTCGGTGGTCAGCCCGTTCGTGCCGACCGCGTCGATCTTGAGCTGATAGGTGCCGTTCGGATAGGCGGTGGTGTCGACGACGAGGTTGGGGTGGAGCCCGTCGTTGTGGCTGCCGGGCGCCTTGGTGTTGTCGGTCAGCCAGACACCGTCACGGTTGAGCTCGATGTAGGTGTACGAGATATCGGACGCGGCGCCGCCGAGGTCGACGGTGAAGGTCGCCGTGCCGGAGACGGTCGCGCCGTCGGCCACCGAGACACCCGTGATCGCCGGGTAGGGCGTGAGCGTCCAGAAGTGGTCGGGGACGGCGGCGTCACCGGTCGCGGGGGCCGGGCTGGCGACGAGGGTCGCGTTGCGCCCGTTGCCCGACGAGTCGGCGACGGCCGTTCCCGTGCTCTCGTCGAACGTGTAGCGCAGGACGTCGCCCGTGCCGGCCTGCCCGGTCGCCAGGGCGGACACCTCGGACGCGGTCAGCGCGCGGCTGTAGACGTTGAAGTCGTCCACCGCGGCGGCCAGGTAGGGGTCTCCCCCGTACTGTGAACGGCCGATCCAGTTCTGGGTGGTGTTGCCGAGGCTGGACGGGTGCAGGGTGATATTGGCGTTGGTGGCTACGGCCTTGTCGTTGACGTAGAGGGTGCCGGTGGTGCCGGACACGGTCACCGTCACCAGCGACCAGGTGTTGAGCGGCAGGGTCGTGGTGGAGCTGATGAGCTGCTCCCCGCCGGCGCCGCTGGTCGTGATGGCGAACCGGAGCCCGGAGCCGTTGGTGAGCGTCAGGAACATGTAGTTCGACGCGCCGGTGCCGAAGTCGAACACGCGCGACCACGTGGAGTTCTTCGTGGGGTTCACCCACGTCGAGACCGTGAAGTCGCCCGTGACGCCGCTCACCGCGCCGCGCGGCACGTTGACGTACTGGTTGGCGCCGGACAGCGCGACGGCCTTGCCGAGCTTGCCGGTCACCCGGGTGCCGCCGATGCCGGAGGAGGTGACGGTGGTGTCGCTCCACTGCACGACCTGCGCGCCCGGGTCCTTGCTCATGCCGTCGACGGCGAGCACCAGGCCCGTGTCGTAGTTCACGAGCTGGTTGTGGCCCTTCCCGTCGGGCACGACCTGCCAGAGCTGCGTGTTGGCACCGGTGTCGGTCTCCACTACGGCGGACGCGCCGTTGCCGGACGAGGCGTCCTTCACCCCGAGCACGAGGCCGCCGGCCGCGTTGACCACCTTGTGGAGGCCGGAGCCGGCGGAGACCAGCTTCCAGCGCTGCGTGGCGCCGCCCGCGACGGCGGCCTGGTTCACCAGGGTCCCGGCCGACGTGCCCGCGTCGTGGGTGTCGAGCGCGAGCCCGCTGTTGAGGTTGGTGATCCGATAGGTGCTCTCGAGGTCGGTCGCCTCACCGTCGCCGCTGATCACGAGGTGATAGGCGTCGGCGGAGCTCATCGCCACCGGCACCGTGATGGAGCCGTCGGTGACCTTGTAGACGGTGTCGGAGATGGTGATCGGGCCGGCGACGGGGTTGGTGCGCCCGTACGACGGGGTGTATTCGAGCTTGGCGTGGACGGTGTCGCCCGGGGTGTCGCCGAGGTCGAGCTTGTCCAGCCCGTCGACCTTGACGGCGGTGGCGCCGCTGCCGCCGCCGAAGACCACGCTGACCTGCTTCTTGTCGGC
This region includes:
- a CDS encoding AAA family ATPase; the protein is MLITRLTVPPPHPQGWPFIIPAVRHLAAGLDITAPVTFLVGENGSGKSTLVEAVADVCGINAEGGKAGTRYASTGEATPLGRVLHAEFTTSGLRLVRGPRTKRRAFFFRAETLFNLGQNVSGLHGFWEEDLTEQSHGEGFFTVLDRMVAGPGLYLMDEPEAALSFTSCLRLVALMDRVAREGGQIICATHSPVLASLPGAQILELDDEGIHRVTWKELQLVDHWRRFLESPEAYLRHVLGRRTAPP
- a CDS encoding HAMP domain-containing sensor histidine kinase, producing the protein MGRSTLHVRLERAGPRREASRWWDLTAMLTAVVVGRMLARRLLVRRLLRRLYAISGNLAEINISDEHAQIAQRRDPRELKQLIDNINVSLDMLDHERQFASNIAHEIRSPLAGIRVTVEEATAHPGEADYPQVLEAVLRGVDRLEALATALLLVARSRAAQADWERIDLCELVRQEVADRNDPITIEIICAPHVVITAMRTRICQIITNLLDNAQHHAVNQVQVHVGRSDGNARLAVSDDGPGVPEQDRERIFDRMYQLRTTCQRGGPGIGLGLSITRDIAKAHHGAVWVESSPLGGACFVLQMPIAVP
- a CDS encoding MerR family transcriptional regulator gives rise to the protein MKAEVLHIGEVARRTGLSVHTLRLYERAGLLASEVRRDEAGRRVYSAWDVEWLGNCVKFRASGMPLATISRLARLVREGSGNEAERLEVLREHRRHVIAQLARLRDCLDLIDGKVDAYERHLAANGAGDPWQHAQGTAMGI
- a CDS encoding oxidoreductase, translating into MSSETTSGTTSRAYGTGITAGEVLDRGDLTGRTAVVTGGYSGLGLAATRALADAGARVVVPARRPETARQSLAGVRGVEIDRLDLADLDSVRAFAERFLRRETGLDILIANAGIMACPETRVGPGWEAQFATNHLGHYALTQLLWPALTAAGAARVVSVSSGYGTDWRIRWDDIHFTRGYDKWAAYAQSKLANILFARHLDRLGAPYGVRAFSVNPGWILTPLQRHLTTDEMVSAGWIDADGHPVPGLFRTPEQGAATLVWAATSRELDGRGGDYCADCRVTDGGPKDDGEAARLWALSADLTGLDIIPVIP
- a CDS encoding glycoside hydrolase family 43 protein; this translates as MPIFHSRDLTTWNQIGNVLDRPSQLRLRTAPSSGGIYAPTLRHHDGLYMLITTNVSDRGHFIVSAEDPAGPWSDPIVVDGLPSVDPDLAWDEDGTCWCTYATFGAEAGTIMQVPIDPLRGEILDAPRPLWSGTGLAAPEAPHLYRIDGTWYLLIAEGGTARGHAVSVARAPKATGPFEGCPANPVLSHRSTGSTIQNTGHGDLVQAPDGSWHMLLLGVRPRGVTPGFHVLGRETFLRAAMALGPAPAPARLLPGRPAELAAPARRRRVARRPVAFDWYECTGTAG
- a CDS encoding deoxyxylulose-5-phosphate synthase: MAHGKTSFVCLPCRASYKQPFPGVGLDERLCPRCAQPLVHVGSAFAAPRRRDTAAWRTLSVLLHAGVRFHKSCCGGPGYRPRSLSEVRARMTYARRTGEPFSKALVLRELP
- a CDS encoding NmrA family NAD(P)-binding protein, which encodes MTVLVTGATGTVGRQVVHHLLERGGKVRALTRDPARAALPYGVEVVAGDLTDVAGLEAAFDGVTAVHLINFGVGCRPLANGRDIVALAERAGVGRATVLGGWQEGTLEPAVRASGLEWTFLQPTQFMANFVNDWGESLRTTGRVREPYGDRQSPPVDEHDIGAIAAAVLTQGGHGGRSYHLTGPEVLTARRMVAILAEATGRDLRFEELTPDEVRREWSTPDRRPPLALFRAFAEIEGADEVDMVESLLRIYGTPNPFATRLTGDVEQVVGRPPRTFAQWAAEHAPHFVPADAR
- a CDS encoding NAD(P)H-binding protein, which codes for MILITGATGAVGRLVIQQLVAQGARVRTVSRSPRDAALPYGVEVVQGDPARPGTMAGHFAGVEAVFLHPRTFGDSAERLLALAAERGVRRVVALSAMNIDDPFDLQPSRWRGDRNKEAEEAAVASGLAWTSLRASSFAGNTLQAWGAQIRAGDVVRYVHAGFRESLLDERDLAEVAARALLTDELLSDELAGRRLELTGPESLSHEETVAAIAAALGRPLRFEEVPSRAVAAHLIANGLPEPFVRTLMARYDHYAGHEQHPATADVEKVLGRPARTYAEWVTDHVAAFRNG
- the sigJ gene encoding RNA polymerase sigma factor SigJ, translated to MMRESPPADAAEVFADHRELLFSIVYNMLGTVGDTDDVLQETWLAWAACDVAAIGNPRAYLVRVAVNQALAHQSALRRRRETYLGPWLPEPLVTGPDAAEPAVRAESVSIALLVILETLTPLERAVFVLHEVFAYQHTEIADMLDRSPAAIRQLAHRAREHVQARRPRARVDRRTHREVTERFIEAAFGGDLAALMEMLAPDVVLWPDGGGKSTAGGPRPIRGRDKVARVVVANARGGVDVRYRQVNGDPSVVIFEEDAPLAVMVLDLDADGEQVRAIYVVSNPDKLGTASGDTP
- a CDS encoding LamG-like jellyroll fold domain-containing protein, coding for MSRTAFPPGSPLARGRGRFLSRAAAVVAALASAATGAALSATPASADPTPAAAPAPAATLVVKADQPFRPVTHVATGSLYGLADDATPSDDLVKAIKPNTFVQMAVGGKQQAKGDVLVVADKAARAGAKVVNRLSDYYAGWPYRFSWDTWPGVVEQQVKAVQASGVTNMAAWELWNESDNTWLASNGTYEDFWTKTFRQVRSLDPDTPIQGPSFSDNINDMENFLRNAVETDTVPDIISWHELINSGKIVTDLAKVNAIMKDLGISPRPISIEEYAAPSEVGIPGALVGYIAKFERYGIHDAELAFWNGYGALGDLLTGTGGKPNGAYWLYKWYADMSGDMVTTTPPNATTGLDGAAAVPADKKQVSVVFGGGSGATAVKVDGLDKLDLGDTPGDTVHAKLEYTPSYGRTNPVAGPITISDTVYKVTDGSITVPVAMSSADAYHLVISGDGEATDLESTYRITNLNSGLALDTHDAGTSAGTLVNQAAVAGGATQRWKLVSAGSGLHKVVNAAGGLVLGVKDASSGNGASAVVETDTGANTQLWQVVPDGKGHNQLVNYDTGLVLAVDGMSKDPGAQVVQWSDTTVTSSGIGGTRVTGKLGKAVALSGANQYVNVPRGAVSGVTGDFTVSTWVNPTKNSTWSRVFDFGTGASNYMFLTLTNGSGLRFAITTSGAGGEQLISSTTTLPLNTWSLVTVTVSGTTGTLYVNDKAVATNANITLHPSSLGNTTQNWIGRSQYGGDPYLAAAVDDFNVYSRALTASEVSALATGQAGTGDVLRYTFDESTGTAVADSSGNGRNATLVASPAPATGDAAVPDHFWTLTPYPAITGVSVADGATVSGTATFTVDLGGAASDISYTYIELNRDGVWLTDNTKAPGSHNDGLHPNLVVDTTAYPNGTYQLKIDAVGTNGLTTEQTVSLVIGNPPAWAATTTYDTGDQVSYKGSVWRASWWTKNQAPGDPYGPWQEIVSTSDGTAVWTPSRIFVAGDRAEYQGVVYQAKWWTRNQKPGDPNGPWSSIG